The nucleotide sequence CCAATGGCGACACAGAGGCCAGGGGAAGGAAAGGATGTCATAATATAGAGAGAGGAAGAGGGACACTGAATTAGGGCACTGTGATTGGTCCCATGTTCATTAACTGATGCAATTCCCTGCAGACAAACGACTACTGTGCTATTCCCCAACAGCTGAAAGATCAAGTGAGCGAAAGATTTCCTGGAGCTAGTCAAGCAATCCTCAAGACCGGTGGTGatttcccttttctttctcgttCTGATGAGGTCAACCTGTACCTCCAGGTAAATATTTCAGATTCGTTAGCAGTTATTCTGCCTCATGCGTTACTTAACCAGAGATATGGCAGCTTCATCTAAGACGGGTTGGGGTTGAAGCACAGCCAGACAAAGTACAAGATAGTTTAGAAGATGGAGGTGGTGATGATACATCAAACTACGATAATCCTTCTGGACATGGAGAAAGTGGTGCCACGGATGATCCTCAACAACCCGAACCTATGGGACCCAGTGGCGCCAGTAACGGTAACCTTCAGCCTGAATATACGGGACCCAGTGATCATAGTTTAAATGCCAGCTTCTTGCGCAGAGAGACTGGCAGCATGAAAGTACTTGATTCCCTTATCCATTCTCGTGCAAGCTTCATTTATCGTCACATTGTTGCAGTACAACATTgtaaaagtataaaaatatagaGGATATGTTGTCATATATATGCTAAAAccatattatataattaaattgaTTGTTTGCATTTTAGATGTTCTTGCCGTATTATATATATTTGCCAGCATGTATTTAATAGTTTTAATCCCCACAAAACATTTTAAAATATCGTGCTTCGTTTGTACCCCTTTCCCCCATTTCTTAGCAACATTCAAATAAAAAAGACAACTAATTCAAAAGAATTTTTGGATAACATTTGTTGTGCGTTGTGATACCTATTCTTTTCCTCCAAAAGATACATAAATTTTGTGGTGCAAAATATAAAAGGCATGAGAAAATTAAAAACCaatacagaaattaagtttcatcCACATAAAAGGTCATTTTAGTCTAATCCAAAATCATTGGACTAGCAATCAGAAGGCATAAACTGGCAAAGGTCATGTTTTAGTGCAAGCTACAACAAGAGTATTCCACAAAACATGCTGGAATTGCGTTGCCAGGtctagagatgtttctatgataagTGGGAGCAAAGGTGTTCTGAATAAAAGCTACAACAATATATTCTTTACTTCTTTTTAAGTGGATGTTTCCGAGTCAGTATACTTCAAATTGTTTTCACGAAAGGTGGATACAATCGAGCAATGCTTCGTTCAGCTTAAAGATATTGAGTAATGGAATACCTACACTCAAACTAAAAGCATAAAATACTCACAATGGACATTTTCTCATTCTCCTTGTGTTGCATGGAAAAATGTGAACAAAAAGATTAGATCAATGCCCACTGACCAAATCATACCTTCAATTGATTGATGCTGTCTAGTTTCACATTAATGTTTGATTTCTACATGATCAATGTTTTGTGATAACCTTCAGACCCTGTTGCCAGCCTCAACTTAGTTTATCCTTTGTGCTACCTGGACTTCTAACAGAGAACACTATCAAAAGAAGCATTCCTTACGAGAACATACCAAAACCTCAGTCACAATTCCAGCAGCAAAATTAAGAACAGTCATCTATACAGTACTTGTTAACATTCTCAGGCCTAGGAGATACAACTGAAAGGGCAGTATGCCTGTGTTGTAAAACACCTAATGAAAATGGAAAGCAAAATATAGCCTCAAAATAATTACAAGTACATATTTTGATACAAAAAATTAGTGTTTCACCTATAAATGGATTCTTAATGTAAAAGCTTACATGAAAATTATATAAATGTTTTTTTTCACTTATTAAGCAGGCAAGCATTTTCAGTCATTCTTTACTAGCTTAATTTTTTCCTCTAATGGACGCATCAAGCCCAAAAAAGCACACGGAATATGAAAGTGCATGAAGGTACAAATTTTGATAAAGATATCAACTCTTCCTGCAAATATAATAGAAGACATTCATAAGATTATCCTAACGAGCATTTAAATTTATGAGCAGGAAATGTCTATGTGAAGAGAACTAATTTTTTTCTACCAAAGAATTCAATTGGAGTGCATTAGGGTCTTCATATTACcgagttgtcacggacttagttggttttgcctaagtcgtgcggcacccttgcatgtccgtccgcaaaaatCAGTTTCCTCGAAACTTCCCATAGTCCCTTGCAAATATGATAGAAGACATTCATAAGATTATCCTACTGAGCATTTAAATTTATGAGAGAAATGTCTATACGAAGAGAACTAATTTTTTTCTACCAAAGAATTCAATTGGTGTGCATTAGGGtcttcatattattgagttatcacggacttaactggttttgcctaagtcgtgcgacacccttgtatgtccgtccgtaaaagtcagcctccccgaaacctcccatgatcccttaggacccacaaaagagagaacgtgataaagaaaacgcctcattcgggatccataagTAAACGTTTCCGAAAaaacttcataaacaatgcaaattacaaacagactttacaagctctgaacaattgcacaacaaagggttaaaatggtccgTTACAGATCGATAAtttctcataagtgtccacatgatataacctttatttacaagcctaaagtgactactaaacccaactaaaatgagactattaagccttcggtcgtccttctacatactgtgcaaagcatgaacataccaaaagacacgaacatatataagcattacatcaaacatcttatttagaagtttatccgtgctattctcccccacttattccttcaacgtcctcgttgaagcctttgccggCACTGCAACTCCACGtctttactgagtcttcaatcttctactccagctgcaatgcgcctcttggctcctagctgctctccactgctatttttgagtagtcgaaccttttgatccgccatgctgcttcaactcaccaatgactcagactctaatgtggggttggctaagttgtgttgatccctgttggtttctACGAATCCTCCGGATAAAGGAAAAGGCCATTTTTACTATGTGctaatctctcaaatgcctcatgctgcttgaactgggtggatgcttgttagagctttaacgagcatcgcctcgcaaacttctgatgttttgggtccttcctccacaaaatttgctcattgactcttctttcacttagttgtcacttccaagtagattcgtatcacttccgcttttgattgacatttcgttgggaaatgaagtagacaatctactctcagtagcactgatcaccattggtgaggatttgacaactattatcttttattatcttcgaagggtctttgaacctatgtagagctcctctgttggatagataagagaattagggtactcggtttcgcccattctcttcagAGTTAAAAAGGTaaagattacttgacttcgcccgcctcctcgaggttatacttcatacatcgagctagttactggtcttcgcctgctctttgctcacacttctgaagcacttgaagtgtttgtactccttgtgttgagttagttattatgattcaccttctcaatgctatcgaacttctggaatacagaaagttttcaccccaacttggagtaattctttaatagatttgatcgcctctgggattgtaccatcttctccatcaacccgaccgcctactccactgagtaacaAAGGTACAGCATCACGTActacttgcttcgttccttggtcgtgcactcttgcatgacccaaagtctttcactttcggctatcttgataagaagctcgttgacatcggtcttacgaagttccttggcctctgcccttcagccttgtctcggtacttgagtttgcctctgcatgctctacctcctcggcccctttcacaaccaagcgctctctctccatgagagcaagggatcaatagctttcacggaagtcccgcctctgcggtaccatggcgctgccatgcctatgaccctactatccgttgcctcgcatctacatcccttttcttcacgatcagtagatatgtctctgtagcactcctccgagtctacctccatttaacttatgcttgattttgggtagctaagtccctctggactatcgtcgcttcctcgcccctttcgaccccctgctttaacacctctgtgttctccaaatagctccctttggtcgatggaaagacagattgtaactctcatgcatggcctctgccatcacattatagggtttgcaccgattctgttttccttagcttccttagtagcaacgttcgcttactcgaccttgtcatcTGACTTGCcatgctcccttaagcgaatataagctctggagtagtccaactctccaactgcttcgatcatacctctgcatgatcaagttcctcccatgagactcactggtacttgcattcaaactttttccttggtggaacacagcccccatatgctgatgaccaaagctttcattcgatgtaaaattcgatgcacgcacggaagacccgcctctacggtaccatgaccttcactccttgaatccataacccttcttgtcgtcgtgttgttcaccgaagtggagtttCCAGTAGCTTCCGATTATacatccatatgatctaatccatCACGGGAcacattcatgtgtatcgcattgtcacgaactgttccaccatgatccgctgcaccatgtcgcctcctagtgacatctccattgcattatgatccttgtgggatgaatacaaattgtgatccctccatgtgtagccttagccaatacatcacagggtttCTTCTactttcgattttgtttgctgctttgacaatcgaccttcatccatccactcttgagtcacacctagatgaagcaccgctttaggatagtccatcgcctagtagctcccgaagttttctgacttcgttgcaattagtgcaccattatctggatcctaggcctctgcccctaccagcacaatcttcgctgcgcaccgcttccttcatggcaacttgaatagtaacactgtggcatattctttaagagtacccacctccgtgtcctcttgccccgtgccaaggccttctgaacccaactccgcctccgcaagttgagtcgccttagttcctccatcaaatgcttctccgagataaggtgcatgtgcccagaagctcccttcgtctttggcaccatgcaagatgagtccgctccatcagaatgaaggactcatggaacaacatgatcctgctcttgcctctgcaagagttcatgtccttgacctttgtccaaggaaagcactgtgcctccgctccatgttccatcttctatgctggctcccttcatgcggcttgggtacttcgccaagttgcttcgctcctcgtttttgcattgagttgatggtggcccttgcgcccaccattccacgggtcaacctccTTTAAGtccgatcttcatatcgactccaagtgtgctttcatttgtgttgctttgggtcgctcccccacttgatctcataatgcatccactaatgcattctctcaagtgagatcattcgacaactcctcaccgcttgctcggttcattgagcttcgtggagttgttgtttgttgaggtactcctcctcaacatgtacggtttgttgcacatgattctccctctgaagAGTTggaacttatccctcttggatgtcTATCCCGttagagcaatatctctcttcatttcggagaccatcaTCCCCTTCGGACTATTCCgatttgctaaacaaactgtgcattgttctgcctcctataaacgtacttactagattgcgactccacgtcaatacagcccccactacaCAACTCAAGGcaacaacatgctgaactcgctacatacttcagcctcctacggacgtatccttcacatgctaaagagaaagtttcaatgatcCATGACGTCGAGTTTCGATCTCCTTGGGATagccgtgaacattccatcgtccgcatacacgcccatgcatgagtaccgaattctttgagttagcaattccctttacctctgtgagctttacacaactctttcggttgctGAACAACTAATTCCACCTTGCATTGTCTTATCCTTTActaagcgtctcgcttgccttgaacaacatcaagtatagttgtcaacatcgattcatagctcgaactcagccatcacaacctttgtgcgcttcggaTTCtttcaagcttgcttgttctcgtaatgcctcttgcgcgaagggttggtcattcctctgaatgctaatctcatATGTCCGTtcttccgagcgactccttttccctacatctttaTGTCTATTTTCCCccgaaacggtcgcgcgtgtgctgactgccctcaacgcagccccgctaggtccccaacGTTTGCACGTcaaatgtttctatgagtgcttgtcccactctgataccatctgtcacggacttagttggatttGTCTAAGTCGTGTGACACCCTTACGTATCCGTCCACAAATGTcaccctccccgaagcctcctatgatcccttagaacccacaaaagaaaaaacaagataaagaaaacatctcattcgggatccacaagcaaacatttccaaaaacacttcatagacaatgtaaattacaaatagactttacaagctctgaacaattgcacaacaaagagtTAAAATTGTCCGTTATAAACCgataatctctcacaagtgtccacataacacaacctttatttacaagcctaaaacggctaccaaacccaactaaaatgagattatTAAGTCTTCGACCGtctctctatatgctgtgcaaagtatgaatatatcaaaagacacggacata is from Musa acuminata AAA Group cultivar baxijiao chromosome BXJ3-8, Cavendish_Baxijiao_AAA, whole genome shotgun sequence and encodes:
- the LOC135584363 gene encoding uncharacterized protein LOC135584363 isoform X4, with amino-acid sequence MGYRVISVDVPHVWSHHEWAYAFEKFLDTLSIYHVHLYGTSLGGFLALVFAQHRPRRVKSLVLSNAFLETHKFAASMPWSSVVNWTPSFLLKRYILSGIRDGPHEPFIADSVDFVVAQVETLTREDLSSRLKLNVNVASVGPLLLSDSFITIMDTNDYCAIPQQLKDQVSERFPGASQAILKTGGDFPFLSRSDEVNLYLQLHLRRVGVEAQPDKVQDSLEDGGGDDTSNYDNPSGHGESGATDDPQQPEPMGPSGASNGNLQPEYTGPSDHSLNASFLRRETGSMKVLDSLIHSRASFIYRHIVAVQHCKSIKI